The following are encoded in a window of Fusobacterium sp. genomic DNA:
- a CDS encoding response regulator transcription factor: MKKILVVDDEWKIRKLIKDYLVREGYSVDEAGDGEEGLELFFQTTYDIVILDIMMPKIDGWSVCRKIREESQVPIIMLTARADESDQLFGFELETDEYMIKPFNPKLLVAKVKALLRRDGKIVDKTYLEFGDLIIDTSKREVKLGDVILELTPKEYDLLYFFIENKGLALSREKILNSVWGWDYFGDSRTVDTHIKRLRKKIGDNFIQTVRGFGYKFEGDR; encoded by the coding sequence ATGAAAAAAATACTTGTAGTAGATGATGAATGGAAAATAAGAAAACTCATAAAGGATTACCTTGTGAGAGAAGGATACAGTGTAGATGAAGCTGGAGATGGAGAAGAAGGATTGGAGCTATTTTTTCAAACTACATATGATATTGTTATTCTGGATATAATGATGCCAAAAATAGATGGTTGGAGTGTGTGCAGAAAAATAAGAGAAGAATCTCAAGTTCCTATTATTATGCTTACAGCTAGAGCAGATGAAAGTGATCAGTTATTTGGATTTGAACTTGAAACAGATGAATATATGATAAAGCCTTTTAATCCTAAATTATTAGTTGCAAAAGTAAAAGCTCTGTTAAGAAGAGATGGAAAAATAGTAGATAAAACATATCTTGAATTTGGAGATCTCATCATAGATACATCCAAAAGAGAAGTAAAATTAGGAGATGTAATACTCGAATTGACTCCTAAAGAATATGATCTTTTATATTTCTTTATAGAGAATAAGGGATTAGCTTTATCCAGAGAAAAGATTTTAAATTCAGTATGGGGTTGGGATTATTTTGGTGATTCCAGAACTGTGGATACACATATAAAAAGATTAAGAAAAAAAATAGGAGATAATTTTATCCAGACAGTAAGAGGATTTGGATATAAATTCGAAGGAGACAGATGA